One Alnus glutinosa chromosome 3, dhAlnGlut1.1, whole genome shotgun sequence genomic region harbors:
- the LOC133863256 gene encoding B-box zinc finger protein 32-like has product MKKATVCELCSEKASLYCASDAAFLCYHCDARVHQANFLVAAHLRQALCSKCDAFTGYRISGAGTPILLPQICHSCLPPDALSDNVDSLSSSSACVSSTESCAATPKRIALDDRRIREHVLKQSVSGSFTEISGMNENVPGPAMFSASAKMKVRRVSPSMDAKAGVIFVNWCRKLGVNGILVVPSATKHLGFCLGLLAMLPFRVSMAVSLWLALRFCGDRSGSLSTCQNLRRLEKVSGVATRLILATEARVTRAVRVSRARRVLKEGWAECSAA; this is encoded by the coding sequence ATGAAGAAAGCTACAGTTTGCGAGCTCTGCAGCGAAAAGGCTTCTTTGTACTGCGCCTCCGACGCTGCGTTTCTTTGCTACCACTGCGACGCTAGGGTTCATCAGGCCAATTTCCTCGTCGCTGCCCATCTTCGCCAAGCACTCTGCTCCAAATGCGACGCTTTCACCGGATACCGAATTTCCGGTGCTGGAACTCCGATCCTCCTCCCTCAAATTTGTCACTCTTGCTTGCCGCCGGATGCACTTTCCGACAACGTCGATTCCTTGTCGTCTTCTTCCGCTTGCGTTTCCAGCACCGAGTCTTGCGCCGCTACTCCGAAGAGGATCGCGCTCGATGATCGGAGAATAAGAGAGCATGTATTGAAACAGAGCGTCTCAGGCTCTTTCACGGAGATATCCGGCATGAATGAGAATGTTCCGGGTCCGGCGATGTTCTCTGCGTCGGCAAAGATGAAGGTCAGAAGAGTGTCGCCGAGCATGGACGCGAAGGCCGGGGTCATTTTTGTGAATTGGTGCAGGAAGCTGGGGGTAAATGGTATTTTGGTTGTTCCCTCGGCAACGAAACATTTGGGATTTTGTTTGGGCCTGTTGGCGATGTTGCCCTTCAGAGTGTCTATGGCGGTGTCGCTTTGGTTGGCCTTGAGATTTTGCGGGGACAGGTCAGGGTCACTGTCCACGTGCCAAAACTTGAGGAGGCTAGAGAAGGTGTCCGGAGTGGCAACCAGACTGATTCTAGCCACCGAGGCGAGGGTCACACGTGCAGTAAGAGTCAGTAGAGCGCGACGTGTTTTAAAGGAAGGATGGGCCGAGTGCTCCGCCGCCTGA